In the genome of uncultured Campylobacter sp., one region contains:
- the ppa gene encoding inorganic diphosphatase, translating to MDLSKIKVGSNPDKINAVIEIPYGSNIKYEIDKASGALYVDRVLYGAMFYPANYGFIPNTLADDGDPADVLVLNEYPLAAGSVIPCRLIGVLMMEDESGMDEKLLAVPVSKIDPRYEGIKSISDLPKATLDKIKNFFETYKLLEPNKWVKVKDFASAAEAEKILDKAIKAYK from the coding sequence ATGGATCTTTCAAAGATAAAAGTGGGCTCAAACCCCGATAAAATCAATGCAGTGATCGAGATCCCTTACGGCTCGAATATCAAATACGAGATCGACAAAGCAAGCGGTGCGCTCTACGTAGATCGCGTGCTCTACGGCGCGATGTTTTACCCCGCAAACTACGGCTTCATACCCAATACTCTAGCCGATGACGGCGATCCCGCGGATGTTTTGGTGCTAAACGAATACCCGCTTGCCGCAGGCAGCGTGATCCCGTGCCGCCTAATCGGCGTTTTGATGATGGAGGACGAAAGCGGAATGGACGAGAAGCTGCTTGCCGTGCCGGTTAGCAAGATCGATCCGCGATATGAGGGCATTAAATCTATCTCCGATCTGCCTAAAGCGACGCTGGATAAAATTAAAAATTTCTTCGAAACCTACAAGCTTTTAGAGCCGAATAAATGGGTCAAAGTAAAGGATTTCGCAAGCGCTGCCGAGGCCGAGAAAATCCTTGACAAAGCGATTAAGGCTTATAAATAA
- a CDS encoding NirD/YgiW/YdeI family stress tolerance protein, with protein sequence MQADFKFNEISDLFADAGVKILRIDMVRKFLLSMALCAAAFGAGGFVPSGSAAQTQPSSVKEALKLRDDSFVVIDGKIKSQLRHEHYRFVDQNGDSIEVEIDDDVWRDVSVDENTLVRISGEIDKDFTKTTIDVKNIKILNSK encoded by the coding sequence ATGCAAGCGGATTTTAAATTTAATGAAATTTCGGATCTGTTTGCGGATGCAGGGGTTAAAATTTTAAGGATAGATATGGTTAGAAAATTTTTACTTAGTATGGCTTTGTGTGCGGCTGCATTCGGCGCGGGCGGCTTTGTGCCAAGCGGCTCCGCGGCGCAAACTCAACCGTCAAGCGTCAAAGAAGCGCTTAAATTAAGAGATGATTCTTTTGTCGTAATCGACGGCAAGATAAAATCTCAACTCAGACACGAGCATTATAGATTTGTGGATCAAAACGGCGATAGCATCGAGGTCGAGATCGACGATGACGTTTGGCGCGACGTGAGCGTGGATGAAAATACGCTCGTGCGAATTAGCGGCGAGATCGATAAAGATTTTACCAAAACGACGATAGACGTGAAAAATATCAAAATTTTAAATTCTAAATAA